The following proteins are co-located in the Macaca thibetana thibetana isolate TM-01 chromosome 6, ASM2454274v1, whole genome shotgun sequence genome:
- the FGF18 gene encoding fibroblast growth factor 18 — protein sequence MYSAPSACTCLCLHFLLLCFQVQVLVAEENVDFRIHVENQTRARDDVSRKQLRLYQLYSRTSGKHIQVLGRRISARGEDGDKYAQLLVETDTFGSQVRIKGKETEFYLCMNRKGKLVGKPDGTSKECVFIEKVLENNYTALMSAKYSGWYVGFTKKGRPRKGPKTRENQQDVHFMKRYPKGQPELQKPFKYTTVTKRSRRIRPTHPA from the exons ATGTATTCAGCGCCCTCCGCCTGCACTTGCCT GTGTTTACACTTCCTGCTGCTGTGCTTCCAGGTACAG GTGCTGGTTGCCGAGGAGAACGTGGACTTCCGCATCCACGTGGAGAACCAGACGCGGGCTCGGGACGATGTGAGCCGTAAGCAGCTGCGGCTGTACCAGCTCTACAGCCGGACCAGTGGGAAACACATCCAGGTCCTGGGCCGCAGGATCAGTGCCCGCGGCGAGGATGGGGACAAGTATG CCCAGCTCCTAGTGGAGACAGACACCTTCGGTAGTCAAGTCCGGATCAAGGGCAAGGAGACGGAATTCTACCTGTGCATGAACCGCAAAGGCAAGCTGGTGGGGAAG CCCGATGGCACCAGCAAGGAGTGTGTGTTCATCGAGAAGGTTCTGGAGAACAACTACACGGCCCTGATGTCGGCGAAGTACTCCGGCTGGTACGTGGGCTTCACCAAGAAGGGGCGGCCGCGGAAGGGTCCCAAGACCCGGGAGAACCAGCAGGACGTGCATTTCATGAAGCGCTACCCCAAGGGGCAGCCGGAGCTTCAGAAGCCCTTCAAGTACACGACGGTGACCAAGAGGTCCCGTCGGATCCGGCCCACACACCCCGCCTAG